In Lolium rigidum isolate FL_2022 chromosome 7, APGP_CSIRO_Lrig_0.1, whole genome shotgun sequence, the DNA window ATTGCACCACTCTGGTTACGGAGGTAAGGTCAATTACCTTGGTTTAGTTTTACTTTCTTCCATCAAAATCCTTAATGAGAACCTCTTTCTCGGAAGGTACCACATTTTGCAATACAAGATTTGCCCTTTTGGTTTCATGGAAGATGCATTCAACGATAGTAAGAATGCATCTCAAAGCTTTATTCATCTTAACTCCGAATTATCTGGCAACTCAAAATTTCCATGAATTTTAGATGATTTTCTATTTAGAATGAGTGATTGCTATTCTTTAAATGCTAACACTAAATAATAATAACACGATAAGAGATAATTCAGACCATACAACATAGTAGGATTACAATACTTTAGTCATATCAACACATTGATATATTTCAAATGTTGTAATTTGTGGAACACCTTTCACAATTCTATATGCAGAAAACCATAActcaaataaaaattcatttTGATTAAATCATAGAGACTCGTTTTTCTTGTTAATTAGTACCCTTCTTCACTCTGAAATTCCTTGATTCCGTCAAATATTTCAGACTTGTGTTTCATTTAGCAAATACACATATTCACTTAAATCAACAATGAAGTTTTGGAACAATAATATCCACTACTTTTTGAAATCCAATACATCATTCTGCATGATACTCAATAAATTTAGCGCACATTCCGTTTTGCCATAACTCGGAGTTTCATTCATAAGGCATAACTTACATGTGTCAAAAGATCAAATATCTAAAGACCTTGTGATTCAATCGGAATGGAGCACATAACACCAACATGAATTAAATGGCAGTGTCATTCGAAAATGATGTCATTATCAAGTTTGGATATTTCTCAGCATTTTATTGTTTTATAAATGCTCAATCTATCATCATCGGGattattaataagaataactcatTGGGCAACACTTGGGCTGCCAATAGAGGAAGTTTTCCCTGGTTGGCTTTGTTGCAGGCGGCGCACCAATGGTGGCCGATGCGGACGGAGTCGAAGAAGACACCATCTGTTCCTAGTtcttgtcgcggcagagaaaagcCACAAAGTCATGCCGTGATTCCTATCGCGGTAGAGAAAAGACGCGAagtcctgccgcggcagaaaagGCAGCGGCGAGGAGGTTTCCTTAGGGTTGAAGGCGATCGGACCTTGGGGAACCGAGACGATCAGATCGAGTCCTGACTTGAGTGATCGTAACACTTGGCTGCCAATAGAGGAAGTTTTCCCTGGTTGGCTTTGTTGCAGGCGGCGCACCAATGGTGGCCGATGCGGACGGAGTCGAAGAAGACACCATTTGTTCCTAGTtcttgtcgcggcagagaaaagcCACAAAGTCAAGCCGTGATTCCTATCGCGGTAGAGAAAAGACGCGAagtcctgccgcggcagaaaagGCAGCGGCGAGGAGGTTTCCTTAGGGTTGAAGGCGATCGGACCTTGGGGAACCGAGACGATCAGATCGAGTCCTGACTTGCGTGATCGTTGATGGAGGAAAACCGAGGCGGGGAAAAGGTTCCCGGCATCGAGGCGAAACAGATCCTAGTCCTGAGCTGAGGAAGCGGCGGGCGGAGTTGAACCCGCGGCGACagctgctctgataccatgtagaaattGTAGAATCCCTAATATCTGTTGTTGACTTGCTTGGATCCTCGCGgatatatatagaggtacaaagGGAGAAATAGATTTATAGTACATGATTAATAGTTTTAGTCTATTAATATACACCTCTACGTATTATACTTCGAACATAACTCAAAAACAGTTCACGCTGATTTATGAATGCGACAGCCGTGTAAAATGGTCTCCACTGGTCAAAAACTGTGTCCCGGTTTCGCCAGTTTCAACTTAGCTCAATTTTTTTGTACTAAACTGAAAATGAGATTTAGGTTTGTCAAGGAAATAAGCTGGCTATCACagccggtttcagcggttttctaCGATGTCCCTAGTCTCCAGCAGCTTAATTAGCAGCAAGGTGTCAGTCAGTCCATGCTCGCTCCTTGCACGATTCTATCCACGAAAAGCAGTGGAACGCCGCGCGCTGACCACTCCGGCCACCTTCCAATCGACTGGTAGATTCTTGGaaatgattctttgtttggcgtcCGCGCGTGACAAACTGACAGCACTGCACATATCACACCGAAAGGAAGGTTGGGCAACACGCGCAATTCCATACGAATTCTTGTTCGGTTCGATCTCTCTCTGTGCATACGTACAGTCGCACCCACATGATGTTGGCCTATGCTTTTCACATTTTTTTTTAATCTACTTACTGCCCTGTATCCAGCCACGTCCATAAACTGCCGAGTCAAACACTGACTTGCCTGTCATGGCAGTGCCACTAACTAGCTAACTATAGCTGATTAGCAACGTCGCATGCGTAGAATATACTTGTATATCGTTATCCATGAGCTAGTAAACACAAGTCAAACACACACAGCTTATGCAGTGCTACCCGGGAAAAAAAAACCTTATGCAGTGGTACTTGCAAGGTGGTCTTTGGTTAGTCACATCAGTGTAGCACTCATGTTACACTAACTAGAATCTAAAAACACCTGTATATAATGTCTGTAGATTTCCTAGTGGGAACTGAGTTTTGACCGGCCATAGGATTGTTGCACTAATCAGGGATTATCAACGGAAGGTGAAGCTCTTCTCTCGCTAGCTACTACGGAGTAGTAGTACTAGTAGCTCTTTGTTGCGTTGCTGTATAAATGCTCGGTAGGCGCACCGACCGCTAACAGAGACAAAAGGAAGGGATCACGAGAGGATTGGTTACATATACACAGTTACACCCCGCCGCCGGCCGTTTGCCTGTACTCTGAACATACCTCTCGTGCACTTCGttatggaggcggtggcggcggcgtcggcgtcgcgggctcttcttcctcctcgggccAAAGTGCTCCTGCTGCCATTGCTGCTGCTCGTCGCCTCCCTCGCTCCACATGCTTCCTCCGGTTAGTACTGTACACATCCTCCGCTCGATCGATCCTGCGTGCAGCTAGCTGCCTTGGCTTGGCTAACGCTTGGTTGATTTTGATGTTGATTTCGTCTCTGCAGGTGACGGGGTGCGCTACGATTACAAAGCTTACACTGAAGTACGCACGACGCAGCACAGCCTagatctctccctccctctcttggGATAAATCTCAGCATCCATCTTGCCATATATCTCTGATCAAATGCATTAATCCTTCTTGTTTCTGTTTTTGACAGTGCAAAGGGCACCCTGAACCTGCTCTGTACAACGGCGGCATCCTGCGCTGGGCGAAGAAAATCAAGGACTTCAGAACGGCGGATGAGGGGAACTACTCGCCGTCGTTCGTGCTCTACAACATGTCCGCCGCCACCGTGTACAGCTTCTCTTGTGAGTCTCCATAGCGCCATATCCTTGATTTGCTTTGTCTCGTTCACTTGGTGGAAATGTTAAGGCCAGTTGATTCACTGGACACTGGGCATGCATTGGTGTATAGCCAAATATTGGCGTCATCGACCAACCCCATAGTAAAGCTTGCATTTTGTTTTGGAAGTAAACCGGCACATGAAAAGAAAAGGACACGACTACGTCTCAGGCGAATTAGACTTAACTAAGTCTCAATCACGTGAAGACATCAAGTGTAACTCATAATTACAGTGACAACCTAGTTGCAACTTATGTGTAAGTCCAGCATGAATCTTGAAGCAAATTCAAAGATTTGGACATTTTACTTCATTTACAAGCCACTTGCAACTAAGTAATTTCAGTTGCAACCCACTTGCAATTAgggaaatctcagttgcaacctacTTACAACTGTCATGTCAGTTCGAATCACGAGGAAATCCAATGGCTACGAAAGGGGACCGAGACATAAGAAAAATCAGACACATGATTTCTAGGAAATCCAAAAAGAAATATGCCAGAATGAAGAAGCTATTGGATAAACGGTAGGTCCTACCAATTAAACCGCGGAAAAATTACAGGACAAACATTCCATTTGATCGTGGGCGTGGTGTGGCCGTAGTGCTCTCCTGTTTATGGTGGAAGCTGGGCGTGAAAGGGGCACACACTTTTTTGACACCAATTTGAATAATCgcttcgattcatattacttatcctatatttagtacaaagttgtattaAATCCGTGACAAATAACGCGGGTTGGAGGGAGTACCAAAATCAGCACTTTCATTGGATTCATCATGAAATTTAATTTATATTTATTTATTATAATATAGGTGCTGGCAATTTTTTCTGTAAAATTGGTCAGATAGAAGAGCTTTACTATTTCGAAATATCAATACACCTTATAAATTGGAGCAGATGGGGTATATAACCTACACGCTAGAAAATTGAATGAGGTTTTCTGTGAAGTGGCAGGCCATTCAGTTGATATTTTCAGTTGCAAACAATTGGATGTTGGCAATGTGCTGTCAGAAGAACTAATCCAACATGTGACTATGTGAGTAGTCGTGTAAAAATTCAACCGAGGCAGAAGCTCTCAGGAGTCAGGAGTACTAATGTACGATACACGAGGTAGCAAAATTCCTATAATAATGAAAGTTGAAGCCTGGTCGGCAGGGATGCGCCGGTGCGCCACTAGAGCCACGCACTGCGACGTTACCTGACGATCGAGAGTTTCAGCCACGTAACAATTTCTCCTCTTCTAGAAACCAGAGTTTGGTAACATCGCCATTGAACTAGCGGAAACGCAATTCTAACGGCGTCATGGCCTATCGATCAAGAATCCACCATTGAAACAACATCATGATTCGTGCATTCTTATGTGCACCATTGTAGAGCTTAGTCGTGTCGTCCGTGTCTTGACCGTTACGTCCTGATGCCGCTAGTAAAATCGCTTTAACTCTGCAATGACGTTTCTCTAAACCTCCCCAATACTCGGTCGAATGGTACCATGCACATGTACACGCCCTACGATCCAAGGAAATGAAACCAATCAGAGAGGGAACTGAGGCTCTAGCTAGATCGGAAATCAGGCAGAAGCCGGCAACGGGTAAGGAGCAGGGAGAAAGACGGCCGGGGCAAGGCGGCAACCGACGAGTGCGCGCGTTGGCTGGCGTAGggccgccggcgccggtggtggggGCGAGATTCTTCTCGTCCTTGAGTCCTCGACTCGAATGCGCATGCGCGCGCGCGGCAAGAAAACGCGCGTGCAAAGCGAGACAAAACTTGAGGCAAGACGGAGAGGTGGAGGCGAGGGCGCGCAGCAAGCGGCCTAGGCAGATGAGGTATTGCGCACCAGCCAGCCGCCGTCCTCCCCGGCCCCGTACGTGTCACCTTGCCGCAGCTAGCTAGCGCATGTGGCCGCGGAGCTAGCAGGACCATCGATCGATGGTGTTCGTCCCATGCGTTCCTTCGTTTGCTTCATTCCGATGGTAGGGAAGGAATGGACGCGTGCGTGTGTGCCCATCCATCCACACAGGTCCATGCAGAGGAGACTACTAGCGCTAGCTTTTGTACTTTTGTGGCGATGCGTACTGCGAGAGGCCATGCCGGCGCCATGAGGGGCATGGCAAAGAAGGAAGGTGAGCTCGGCGAGTGGATGGACGGCCACTTTTGAATGCTTAATCATAAGGTGTGCTACCTGTATAATGGCGGCATATACAACATGGAATGAGTATTTTTGGTAGGAAAAGGTAAAAGGTGTGTTTATAGCTAAGATTCGGCAATCTAGGAACTTATGATGTGTACTAGCACTCtgaatcggaaattcaattcagtTACCAGGTTCACAGACTCTCTCTACCACAAAAGTACAAAATATgtttaagatgcatttcaaaataaggggagcatatgctcccataagccaaaacaccactcccagatCGAAATGCACTACATATAAGTATGCTAGTAAATTTCAAAGCAAAAATATTTCGAAGCATAGAGGCTGCACACAAAAAAACGGATATGGTGGCTTGAAATTGCAATTATCGATCAacatattttgtttttgtttttttcctttcaACTGACCGATAAAACCATAAAAACATATCCCCTTGAAATTTTACTAAACCATATAGTGTATTCTTACATCTACACAAAAATATGTACAGAAGATAATGAAACATGGCACTGTCACCTTTTCATTTTCCTTAAAGGTTAGGAAACAAAAACGTTTGGCGTGAACAATAGTGGAAACTCCAAACGGAGGCTAGGCTACATGTAGtcctttatttaaaaaaaatcaaaaacatattttaaagtttcaaaatatTCTAAAAACAACCGTGAATGTAGCTAATGGTGTATACTGCAAACATGCAAAACCGCAATACGAACTACTTTGTGCTTTAGGCTAGCACAAAAATGGAACAAGTGTAGATCTAACTATAATGAAAAGTGCACATTTAAAAACAATAAAATTTATCTCTTTCCTTTTCATTGTTCTACCCTAGGGAataaagaatttcacattgaCAGGCTTTTAGGATACATCATTAACTATATCTGAACTTTGACCTGTTAATATGATTTTAGAACTTCTCAAAAAACGGTACCATGACTTGCGtgggaaaaaaaaacaaatttaccGCTATAGATTGCTTTCTAATTTTTGCAGGGTGCAAGGACATCCCATTTTGCACTAATAATTACGCAACAATGAATTAAGCATTGGCTTATGGATTGTTCTTTCTGGCAGCATGTGCCGCCATATGATCAATAAAGTGCCGAATTCCCTCAAAAAAGCATGTGCCCACATATAGGCCACTAGTAGTTAATCCATTGCAAGCAAAACAACAATGAAATGCATACTAGTCCATAATCAAACATCGAAATCCTACCAAAAACACTATCAATCAATATTAATTACTTTGAAAACAAAATATTTATATCATAGTTTTCGTTTCACACTGTGCGGATTATGGTAATGTTGCATCTCTAACCAATATTTTTCAAGTTTACTGCACCTACCTTTGTTCTTCTTACATAACCATCTTTTAACAGCAGAGACAATAAAAACAAGTTTAACAATTCACAATCCAGTACCGTAGTATGGACATGTACAACTCTTCTAGTTTTTAATTCCTTGCATGTTTACGTTAACAAAACCAGGAGCAATAACAAGGTGGTAAAATCTGCATAGAAAATTCAGAAGAATAGACGTTGGCATTCACAATTAACATATTTCTGACAGTAAATTACAGCTTGTACCAAGTACTGTAGCTATTAGTAAGTGGCAATCCGACAGGTTGGCCCAATTTTCCTTGGTTACCACTTTGCATAAGTTTGCAACACCCACCTAATTGAAAAATCGCGGAGTCAGCCTCGCACCTTTTTTCGAGTGCCACTTCATCATCCGTCTTTAGAGACTCATACAAGATCAGCTCCGCCTTCACTCTCTCAACCCCCAATAATGGGCCAATCTATCTCCCTTAGAACTTGGTGGTGGCTTAAATATCGCCCAGATCCCCTCCTAACCTCAAAGCAATGGTGTCCCTCATCCTTCTTGCATCTTGGGAAGTTAGAATGAAAGGAATACGAGGGTCTTCCGCAACAAGCACACCCTACCTTTTATCTTCCTTGCTAACATTAAGAAAGAGGCTAAGCTTTGGGTTGCCGCAGGTGCTAAGAAATTAAGTGGAATATTTATGCCGAAGGAGTAGGCTTTCATAATATTGGTGACTCATGTAAAAAAAATCTTAATTATTAATCGATTGACGTGAAGATTATGCTCTCTGTCGTGCCTCTGAATCAACGGATGCATGAAGCCAATTTAGGTTCCATAATACGGATGTAATAATAATTTGTTGAATGCTTACTGATTTTCTCTAGGCTGGGTGAAATTCGATGGGCCAGCAACCATCCATGTGAAGACAAAAATTATGTCACTAGACAACGGCGCATCTTAGTGTAACACGATTTTTTCTCACAGAGCCGGGCCTTACCGGTCACGGTCAGGCATCCATCGTCCGCACGCACATGTAGGCGACAGATCCATCACAGTTATCACACGGTCAACCTCGAAAAAAAAGAAGTTATCACACGGTGTCAAAACTCAGTGTAGGCGATGAGGTGAAGCTCACATGTTGGTCTAATTTTTGGTCCATTACACTATCTGTAACTCATAGCTAGTACGAATCATGACACAAGTTAAAACTCTATTGCAACTCAAAAGAAGCATAAATCACGATGAAAATCTAACAGTCTGGAGTCGACCTAACTGTGTAACTTGATTTCCAGATCGACCAAGAACTAGCAAAACTGAATTGTTAAACTTCCTGACTGATTTTCTTCAGGCTGGGTAAAATTTGATGGGCCAGGAACAGTCCATGTGAAGGCGAAGATCTTGTCACTAGACAACGGCGCATCCCAGTGCCTGGGCACAGCTCTGGTCCGAAACGACTGCTGGTCCTTCCTGAAGGGCGGCTTCACTCTGAGCTCGCCGTCACAAACCTCTGTCCTCTACTTCCAGGTTAGACTTGGCGATCCATGTGCAAAATTATTGCCAACACATTCTAGTGGCAAGATGCTAAGCATATTGTCTCATGCCAGCGGGAAAGTTAAAAATAATTGATTGCAAAGTTGTACTGCTCGGAGAATTCGTAATGTAATATTTTCTGTTCTCTGTAGACTGCAAGCCCAAATGCATCAATGGTCTCAATCAGGAGCGCCTCTCTGCAGCCTTTTTCGCCTGAAGAATGGAGCCAACACAGGGAGGACCGCATCGAACTGGTACCATCATGTTGCACGAAATTTTGTTCCTGTCAAAGACTTTTTCCCAAGGGAAATCACAGAAGAAAAAACTGGTAGATACTGAAACTGACAATAGCAGCGTTTGCCCTCCATGGCGAGCAGATCAGGAAACGCTCCGTGAACGTACATGTGTCGGACAGCAGTGGCAGCCGCGTCGTGGGCGCCAAGATCGCCATTCACCAGATGAGCAGAGACTTCCCCCTGGGCTCCGCCATCAGCAAGACCATCCTCGGCAACAAGCCCTATCAGGTACGTCGTCCATCGGTCAGACTCCTGAAGAATGAAGTTCTGACAATTACTTTGCTGTCGATGACTGATGAAGATGCTGCTTGAAAATAGAAATGACTGTTGTTGATCCTTGCACTGGTGGATGCAGGAGTGGTTCAGCAAGCGGTTCAACGCGGCGGTGTTCGAGAACGAGCTGAAATGGTACGCGACAGAGCCGTCGCCCGGGAAGGAGGACTACACGCTGGCCGACCAGCTCCTCCAGTTCGTGCAGTCGACCGACGCAGTGGCGCGCGGGCACAACATCTTCTGGGAGGACCCCAAGTACACCCCCTGGTGGGTGAAGAACCTCACCGGCGCCGACCAgctgcgcgccgccgtggccggccgcatcgagagcctcctgtcgcggtACAAGGGCGACTTCGTGCACTGGGACGTGAGCAACGAGATGCTCCACTTCGACTTCTACGAGAGCCGCCTCGGCCGCAACGCCACCGCGGAGTTCTTCCGCACCGCCAAGAGGGCGGACCCGCTCGCCACGCTCTTCCTCAACGACTTTAATGTTGTGGAGGTCTGCGACGACGTCAGCTCCAGCGCCGACTCCTACGTGTCCCGGCTCCGGCAGCTCGCCGACGCCGGGGTGACGTTCGAGGGGATCGGCCTCGAGGGGCACTTCGGGAAGCCCAACATCCCCTACGTCCGCGCCGTGCTCGACAAGCTCGGCACCCTCCGCCTCCCCGTCTGGCTCACCGAGATCGACATCAGCAGCGCCCTCGACCAGAAGACCCAGGCCGCGTACCTGGAGGAGGTGCTCAGGGAGGGGTTCGCGCACCCGTCCGTGGACGGGATCATGCTGTGGACAGCCATGGACGCCAACGCCACCTGCTACCAGATGTGCCTCACCGACGGCAGCTTCGTCAACCTTCCCGCCGGCGACGTGGTGGACAGGCTGCTCGGGGAGTGGCAGACCAAGGAGGTGCTCGGCGCCACCAACGACCGGGGATCCTTCAACTTCAGCGCCTTCCTGGGAGAGTACAAGCTGTCTGTGGCTTACCTCAACTCCTCCGCCGAGGGCACCTTCTCCCTCGCTCGCAGCGACGACACCAAGCACATCACCATCCGTCTCTCCCCCTGATCGATCCTTGAAAGGGCTGTGTCGATTTGTTAATGTAGTGCTGGTCGTCTGTAGCAGGTTTTGATTTAGAACCATTGTTGGATTTGTAGCAACTTCTTACCATGCCTAGTATTTTTTTTGGATTCAGAGGCTTTTCCTATGCATGGCAACGTCCGTGTTGCTGTTTgtactctattttattttatttactaggcTTTTACTAGgaagtgagatttaatcgggccaTGTGTAAACGTACTACTAATCGTCTCTAGCAGGTTTCGATTTACAACCGGTGTTGGATTTCTAGCCTAGCAGcttcttagagcaattccaatagtgcagCCGGGTGCTGCCTATAAGGCCAGCTATAGTCAGCTTATAGCTAACTTATACAATAGTTGAGtttaaggattgataactttatgtgtactaggacaatacccgtgcgttgcatcggtgtGGATATTCTCGATGGTGAACTCAAATTACAATTCAGAAACTAAAACATGCAGAAATATTGACAATAATAGCTTTGAGATAGGGAGTAGCTAGACAACACATGAGTCTGATCTAATGTGATTAAACCTTTGATAGCATAGCAGGACAATCCCAGAGATAGATCCTAACCTTTTTTTGGTAATTAATTTGAGCCACGTACCTTGATTGAAGTTATCGTAATTTGACTTCGTAAAATTGATTGACTCATGTTTTCAGGCTAGCTTTGGCCTGCCATAGATCTAGTAAAAAAACTGATGACCTGAGACAATAAGTAGTATCTTTAAAATCTAATAGAAGTCGTCTGCAACAATTAGGAAACGTGAATTCTATCACTAAGTCAGTATAGAACAACTAATATGTGTAAAACAAAATATATTTGTTCCAATAACCTAGATAAGAAAATAATACTTACATGTGCACTATTTATTCATGGCGAGAGCAAGACAATACCTTAACACAAAATCCTGCAGACCATCAATTTGATCTGGACGATGACCATAAGTCTTTATTTGTTTATATCACGCATAGGAGTAATATCAGATTAGCACAGAGATGTGTTGAATAAATTTAGGGGCTTGATAGTGATGAAGAAGTCCAAAACGCTACAATCTCCACCAAATTGAAGATGGCTAGGCAGATAGATGAATATACTCCGTATCTGCTACAACTGCGCCAACCTGAGACCTGTACTGCTCCTTCTGAGTTGAGTTTCAGAACAACCAGATTTTAGCATAGATTTATGGCACCCATCCTGAAGTGCAAGGGCGGGGCAGACTGGTAATGCACGTCGCCGCAAGTGAAAGTTCAGAAGATAGCCCAGTACGTccatggaggaggagagcagcAATGCTATCGGTTCAGTGCAGAGCAGAGGCCGCGCAGCTGGGAGGAGCCAGACATCACCAGGCCGGTCGACGAAATCGGCTTCGCCTGGAGGATAGTTGCTCGGAGCTCGCCAGCGTTGCACAGGTTGGGGCGGAAGCAGGCGGGCAAGATAAGGATCGGCGCAGAGCAGTTCGGCAACGGACGGATCGGGGATCAAGGAGACCGCCTCCGCCGCGGACTGCGGAGTGGATGCGATGAGGAGGACGGCCGTTGCGAGGCTGGTCTCCTAGAGCAtcttgttaggatgatctccacctGTTCGAGTCCAACGACTCGACGTAACCCTTGACCGCGTCCTGATCGGGGACGCCCAACcgcatctggttggtgggcccctgtcgcctgcgcAATAAAGAGAGATGGGGGTCGGTGGCACTCAGTACGAGGTGATCTggagctgccactcgccccacttacagacccaccgattagggtttgcgcagtgccgacgggaagctccgccgccaccacctcctcacGGATCCGTCGCCACCACCTCCTCACGTCGACGGGTTCGTCTTCCTCCAAGTGAAAGGTAAACGCTCACAGTATCCTATCCTACCCGGCTAAGATGTACTCTAGACGATCTAGTGCAtctaacattggtatcagagccactagTGTGTAGATCTTGTGCTTTTTTCGGGTAGAAAAGAAACAGTAAatgaaaccctagttcatccCTGTGACCAAACCCTACccaaagaaaagggaaaagaaagtTTCTACCGGCCGGGGCCTTGGGCTCGCCGGAGAAAAAGCACAGGGGCAGTggggccaccgcgccgccaccgccgacgctCACCGGTCCGTCGCTACTCAAATGCCGCCGGCAAAGTTGTGCCGCCGTTGGCGGTAAAGGGAACCACCTCTGCGCCCTTTGACGGAGGTGCGCCCACCCTCGGGTGCACGCGCCGCCGGCAAAGGGGACATGGGGGCTCCGTCGCTCGTCTCCGTTTTCCGCCGTGGGCAGCCACTGGCGTGCGGGAGCGGATGACTCCGCCCGTCGcgcgagaaacaaacagagacggGGTgggaagagagaaagagagaccCCCAGGGGCGGGCACGCCGTAGCGATGGCTGCCGGGCCGCGTGCGTGGGCGGGAGGTGCAGCCTCCGTCCCGCCGctgccagagagccagagaggcgcGGGGGAGTCTCTCGGGGTCGCCGCTACAGAGAGCCGGGGGGAGACTCCAGGGGAGTGCCCCATCGTCACCGGCGAGCAGCCGGGCCGAGCGTGCAAGCGGGAGCTGCAAgtctctccgccgccgccaccacagtGAGGCAGAGAGGAGGCGCCGGTGGAAAaatggctagggttagggttttctggCCGTTGGCCGACCCTCTTATACCGAGCGAAAAAGAAGGACGACCGTCGATCGAAACGGACGGCCAGGATAGGGCCACGTCGGCGCGTGGAGGCCGTGTTTGGCAGGCCGCGTGGGTCACGCGGGCCAGCCGTGTACAGGCCGCTGGACAGGCCGTGTCTGGGCCGCGTGTGCGGGCCACGAGCAGGCCGCAGCGTGTGCGCCGCGTCGCTGCGTGCCGGTCCGCCGCGTGGGCGCCGCGTCGACTGCGTGCCGCTCAGTGCGAGCAGGCCGAGCGGGCCGCGGGCCGCGTGGGCCTCAACAGTAACAGCAGTTTTTACAGTTACAGTTTTATTATTTTCAGAGGCATTTTTGGCAGTTTTGGACAGTTTTAGGCCTAATTttgtctagattttttttttctgaacaaataggaccaacgaaatatttgttcaGGAATTGAAAAGTGAAAGACATGCCTCTGAAAAGTTAAAAAGTTAAATAGTTTAAAGTAAAGGTTTCCGCTGCAATAGTAAAAGAAGCATTTTTGTCAAGTTTTTTCCtgagcaaattgaaccaacgagatatttgttttaggaaattaaaaagtaacagagatgcttctgaaagttttaaagtttaatgaattcaaagtttccgctgcaaatacttaaagatgcattttaaatttgaaaaatgcaaaagtgatgatTAAAATTTAAAGGGTTGATTAAAAGTGATTGTTGAA includes these proteins:
- the LOC124670344 gene encoding endo-1,4-beta-xylanase 5-like, encoding MEAVAAASASRALLPPRAKVLLLPLLLLVASLAPHASSGDGVRYDYKAYTECKGHPEPALYNGGILRWAKKIKDFRTADEGNYSPSFVLYNMSAATVYSFSCWVKFDGPGTVHVKAKILSLDNGASQCLGTALVRNDCWSFLKGGFTLSSPSQTSVLYFQVRLGDPCTASPNASMVSIRSASLQPFSPEEWSQHREDRIELIRKRSVNVHVSDSSGSRVVGAKIAIHQMSRDFPLGSAISKTILGNKPYQEWFSKRFNAAVFENELKWYATEPSPGKEDYTLADQLLQFVQSTDAVARGHNIFWEDPKYTPWWVKNLTGADQLRAAVAGRIESLLSRYKGDFVHWDVSNEMLHFDFYESRLGRNATAEFFRTAKRADPLATLFLNDFNVVEVCDDVSSSADSYVSRLRQLADAGVTFEGIGLEGHFGKPNIPYVRAVLDKLGTLRLPVWLTEIDISSALDQKTQAAYLEEVLREGFAHPSVDGIMLWTAMDANATCYQMCLTDGSFVNLPAGDVVDRLLGEWQTKEVLGATNDRGSFNFSAFLGEYKLSVAYLNSSAEGTFSLARSDDTKHITIRLSP